A window of the Fusarium fujikuroi IMI 58289 draft genome, chromosome FFUJ_chr09 genome harbors these coding sequences:
- a CDS encoding related to Ubl-specific protease translates to MSFSLESRISVHQSANQKGSYVPWHIVKAAERRRERQQLQIISKSKATTQVQVSLPSPKIEFVTPPRQIRRPTARLLIDSPLPRREVFQDPVLRQRFIDTESPPNLNRYSNQKPRHKPQAETVNTNDGGLSTPTPKTSTTSISISDPNLVVVDGIQTRKRRAEDTEIDLVAAQIGVTDTSTPIVTLRQGETVPNKKSGQQAHTSCRMLGITTGARSITRMISSLYSAFTGIGETITRILRPQSYQIAECRSYLSENQVSNKRVKISTSCDDNAVSNTSAPRQSAGLRWIDQDGLTALLADYKYFAKSLMTVWECLEQGARQEANKDLAPLSTDIVDAINRYEAFNHDFYDIFTLQLQRIYDYLNRIYEIGVIVKIRDSNEFVPPVLDYGLSAEFAAHLESMKHFLSGPALPVVCNNILKKYGEDYWNVSQAFLDRVVLDIKAILRNLPAPSYVDSEEYRGKLQDMFPTPPRTDLETRFLLPGSFPESDELKERIGKKPDEQTASPTEAAATKPAVQATLPEPVPSFPRPDVPRPHYYKTDFLRAGFAHEKIKRITPADYRQTFYEESNEHQALKTKYITDFTPKVPLTSNETGTLRSILRNRRKHPSKVTPKRLRVTYRPKVVRFTDDTISPKPRTHLGLDVPKQIDYDKETGEVIPPTQAFQEQRPHWTRGWLNIPPAPSEEPPKKTAFNPFSIDECLRRRRLEEHDGRDFHTRIREIFELPSLDLQISDDSKAGIDHQVQEATQKAAEEARLAAEAAQREAEERARKEREQRLARSGGLREPNQTFVAPVSPEWHTRAMNTLNAASSTSLAKSAEGVDLRKHDFAKIVSSTEWLNDEIVNASLVWLDRAINSAAGIKDVKRNTRKIWTPGSFFFKRLQDQGTGNTQRTLRRYGIEKRNFLDIDTILLPICEHSHWTLLVIRPSKRTVAHMDSINAGGNRSYTARAMAWIRDILEEKFVEDEWKTILHEAPLQNNGHDCGVHTITNAMCLSLGISPIEAYTADDMPTQRIRIACMLLNGGFTNEFDLRVY, encoded by the exons ATGTCTTTCTCGCTTGAATCGCGCATTTCGGTCCACCAGTCCGCTAATCAAAAGGGAAGCTACGTGCCTTGGCATATCGTGAAAGCTGCCGAAAGGCGACGGGAGCGGCAGCAGCTACAGATAATCTCTAAGTCTAAAGCAACTACCCAGGTTCAAGTCTCCCTGCCTTCGCCAAAGATTGAGTTTGTTACTCCTCCCAGGCAGATCAGGCGACCTACTGCGCGTCTTTTGATCGACTCACCACTTCCGCGCCGCGAGGTTTTTCAAGATCCCGTTCTTCGCCAAAGATTTATTGACACAGAGTCTCCCCCCAATCTTAATCGTTACAGTAACCAAAAACCCCGACACAAACCACAGGCCGAAACTGTCAACACAAATGACGGGGGCCTCAGCACACCTACACCCAAAACTTCTACGACCTCTATCTCCATCTCTGACCCCAACCTTGTTGTTGTCGATGGCATACAGACACGCAAGCGTCGCGCCGAAGATACTGAGATCGACCTTGTTGCCGCACAAATCGGTGTTACTGACACTTCCACCCCTATTGTTACTCTTCGCCAAGGAGAGACTGTTCCTAACAAGAAATCTGGCCAACAGGCCCAT ACCTCTTGCCGCATGCTCGGAATCACAACGGGCGCCAGATCTATCACCAGGATGATATCTAGCCTCTATTCGGCCTTCACAGGCATTGGTGAGACGATCACCAGAATCC TACGACCTCAGTCCTATCAAATTGCAGAATGTCGCTCTTACTTGAGTGAAAACCAAGTCAGCAACAAGCGTGTTAAGATTAGCACCAGTTGTGACGACAACGCGGTCTCCAACACAAGCGCTCCCAGGCAGAGTGCTGGGCTCCGCTGGATCGACCAAGATGGCCTTACCGCATTGCTGGCTGACTATAAGTACTTCGCCAAGTCCTTGATGACAGTCTGGGAATGCCTTGAGCAAGGAGCCCGACAGGAAGCAAACAAAGACCTGGCACCACTGAGCACCGACATAGTCGATGCCATCAATCGTTATGAGGCATTCAACCATGACTTTTACGATATCTTCACTTTGCAACTGCAGAGGATTTATGACTACCTGAACAGAATCTACGAAATCGGTGTTATCGTCAAAATTCGGGACAGCAATGAATTTGTTCCTCCTGTTCTTGATTACGGACTCTCTGCAGAGTTCGCCGCACACCTCGAATCGATGAAGCACTTTCTATCTGGTCCCGCGCTTCCTGTTGTTTGCAACAATATCCTCAAGAAGTATGGGGAAGATTACTGGAACGTTTCACAGGCATTCCTGGATCGAGTTGTGCTTGATATTAAGGCTATCCTTCGCAACCTTCCTGCCCCAAGCTATGTCGACTCTGAAGAGTATCGTGGCAAGCTACAGGACATGTTCCCTACCCCACCACGAACTGACCTCGAGACACGTTTCTTATTGCCAGGATCATTTCCTGAATCCGATGAGCTTAAGGAGCGAATCGGCAAAAAACCTGATGAACAGACTGCTTCACCCACTGAGGCAGCAGCTACAAAACCCGCCGTTCAGGCTACTCTGCCTGAACCAGTGCCATCGTTTCCTCGCCCTGATGTCCCTCGCCCTCACTACTACAAAACAGACTTTCTTCGCGCTGGGTTTGCtcatgagaagatcaagcgGATAACACCCGCAGATTATCGCCAAACATTTTATGAGGAAAGCAACGAACATCAAGCCCTAAAGACCAAATACATCACCGACTTCACTCCCAAGGTTCCTCTTACCTCAAATGAAACCGGAACTCTCCGATCTATTCTTCGGAATCGACGAAAGCATCCATCAAAGGTCACGCCCAAGCGTCTTCGCGTAACATATCGACCCAAGGTTGTACGCTTTACGGACGATACCATCAGCCCGAAACCAAGAACACATCTGGGTCTAGATGTACCCAAGCAGATTGACTACGACAAGGAAACGGGAGAGGTCATTCCTCCGACCCAGGCATTTCAGGAGCAACGCCCTCATTGGACCCGTGGATGGCTCAACATACCACCTGCTCCCTCCGAGGAGCCACCCAAAAAGACCGCATTCAATCCTTTTAGCATTGATGAATGTCTCCGCCGTCGTCGTTTAGAAGAGCACGATGGACGTGACTTTCATACGCGTATCAGAGAGATATTTGAGCTTCCCTCCCTCGATCTCCAGATCAGCGACGACTCAAAGGCCGGAATTGACCATCAAGTCCAAGAGGCCACTCAAaaagctgctgaagaggctCGTTTGGCTGCTGAGGCAGCGCAGCGTGAGGCGGAGGAGAGGGCTCGGAAAGAGCGTGAGCAACGCCTCGCTCGATCTGGAGGACTTCGCGAGCCTAATCAGACATTCGTTGCACCAGTCTCACCGGAATGGCACACAAGGGCAATGAACACACTCAATGCTGCGTCGTCCACGAGCCTTGCGAAGTCTGCCGAGGGTGTCGACCTGCGAAAACACGACTTTGCCAAGATCGTGTCCTCAACTGAATGGCTAAACGACGAAATTGTCAACGCGTCTCTTGTCTGGCTCGATCGAGCTATCAACTCAGCTGCCGGCATTAAGGATGTCAAGCGGAACACTCGCAAGATCTGGACTCCGGGCTCGTTCTTTTTCAAACGTCTTCAAGATCAGGGCACCGGCAATACCCAGAGGACACTGCGCCGATATGGCATCGAGAAACGAAATTTTCTCGACATTGACACTATTCTCTTGCCCATTTGCGAGCATTCCCACTGGACATTGCTCGTTATTCGTCCCTCCAAGCGAACTGTTGCCCACATGGACTCGATCAATGCAGGCGGCAACCGTTCTTACACCGCGCGTGCCATGGCGTGGATCCGAGACATtttggaggagaagttcGTTGAGGATGAATGGAAGACCATTCTCCACGAGGCTCCTCTACAGAACAACGGCCATGACTGCGGTGTTCATACTATCACCAACGCTATGTGCCTCTCCTTGGGCATTAGTCCTATTGAGGCATACACTGCTGACGACATGCCCACTCAACGTATTCGCATCGCTTGCATGCTTCTCAACGGCGGGTTTACAAACGAGTTCGACCTCCGAGTTTACTAG